In Streptomyces seoulensis, the following are encoded in one genomic region:
- a CDS encoding M4 family metallopeptidase, whose amino-acid sequence MTTNGGHEPVFCTIVPPHLLDKLARDSDPALSGPARRSLERDALERTRRRLTTVIGGQPAAATAPAGSGGDQPERTIFDAGHKQDLPGKKVRAEGSEPGSDATVNRAYAGLGATFELYLKVYGRHSIDGQGLPLNATVHFDKDYDNAFWNGEQMVFGDGDGEIFLDFTIPVDVIGHELTHGVTQYTANLAYFGQSGALNESLSDVFGSLIKQYTLRQTAADADWLIGAGLLAPRVQGEALRSMKAPGTAYDDDVLGKDPQPADMQHYVHTGRDNGGVHINSGIPNHAFYIAATAIGGYAWEKTGQIWYDVLTGGKLKEDAQFADFATLTVKAARERFGAGGELQAVEKAWEEVGVETL is encoded by the coding sequence ATGACGACCAACGGGGGCCATGAGCCCGTCTTCTGCACGATCGTGCCGCCGCACCTCCTCGACAAGCTCGCGCGCGACTCCGACCCGGCACTGTCCGGCCCGGCCCGCCGCTCGCTGGAGCGGGACGCGCTGGAGCGCACCCGCCGCCGGCTGACCACCGTGATCGGCGGGCAGCCCGCCGCCGCCACCGCGCCCGCCGGCTCCGGCGGGGACCAGCCGGAGCGCACGATCTTCGACGCCGGGCACAAGCAGGACCTCCCCGGCAAGAAGGTCCGCGCCGAGGGCTCCGAGCCGGGCTCCGACGCCACCGTCAACCGGGCCTACGCGGGCCTGGGCGCCACCTTCGAGCTGTATCTGAAGGTGTACGGCCGCCACTCCATCGACGGCCAGGGCCTCCCGCTCAACGCCACGGTCCACTTCGACAAGGACTACGACAACGCCTTCTGGAACGGCGAGCAGATGGTGTTCGGCGACGGGGACGGCGAGATCTTCCTCGACTTCACCATCCCGGTCGACGTCATCGGCCACGAACTCACCCACGGCGTCACGCAGTACACCGCCAACCTCGCCTACTTCGGCCAGTCCGGCGCGCTCAACGAGTCGCTGTCCGACGTGTTCGGCTCGCTGATCAAGCAGTACACGCTCCGCCAGACCGCCGCCGACGCGGACTGGCTGATCGGCGCCGGACTGCTCGCCCCGCGCGTCCAGGGCGAGGCCCTGCGCTCGATGAAGGCCCCGGGCACCGCCTACGACGACGACGTGCTCGGCAAGGACCCCCAGCCCGCCGACATGCAGCACTACGTGCACACCGGCCGGGACAACGGCGGCGTCCACATCAACTCCGGCATCCCCAACCACGCCTTCTACATCGCGGCCACCGCGATCGGCGGCTACGCCTGGGAGAAGACCGGCCAGATCTGGTACGACGTGCTGACCGGCGGCAAGCTCAAGGAGGACGCCCAGTTCGCCGACTTCGCCACGCTGACCGTGAAGGCCGCCCGCGAGCGGTTCGGCGCGGGCGGCGAACTCCAGGCGGTGGAGAAGGCGTGGGAGGAAGTGGGGGTGGAGACGCTGTAG
- a CDS encoding protealysin inhibitor emfourin, with amino-acid sequence MRIQVRRTGGFAGIERQAEVDTSGLPDAAEWRTLADQALTAAPATPVAGVPDGFHYEITVDGRTVHAADPRLTEAQRELVSRVLKEGA; translated from the coding sequence ATGCGTATCCAAGTACGGCGTACGGGCGGCTTCGCGGGCATCGAGCGGCAGGCGGAGGTGGACACCTCCGGGCTCCCCGACGCGGCGGAGTGGCGCACCCTGGCCGACCAGGCCCTGACCGCCGCCCCGGCCACCCCGGTGGCGGGTGTCCCGGACGGCTTCCACTACGAGATCACGGTGGACGGCCGCACCGTCCACGCGGCCGACCCCCGACTGACCGAGGCGCAAAGGGAGTTGGTGTCACGGGTGCTGAAGGAGGGCGCCTGA
- a CDS encoding GH1 family beta-glucosidase, with the protein MIRPMVTDAYGPLPRFPDGFLWGVSTSAHQIEGAADLREPSVWDVFTAEPGRVKDGSTAAVACDHFHRYPEDVALLADLGVDAYRFSVSWPRVNSPGGLDFYDRLVDALCEAGVQPVPTLFHWDLPAGLDWLDRDTAYRFADHVSAVADRLGDRVPRWITLNEPAEHTLLGHALGTHAPGKALLFDALPAAHHQLLAHGLAVRALRAAGVTNIGVANSHSPVEPASADPADVEAAVFYDLLLNRLFADPILLGQYPDGTAALMPEGAEDDLRIIAEPLDWYGINYYAPARVGAPQEEPTEFGGVALPAELPFSLREFEGVPVTDFGWPVVPEALTGLLTGLRDRYGDRLPPLVITENGCSYEGLDDQDRIAYLDGHVRAVHAALAEGVDVRGYFVWSLLDNFEWAEGYARRFGLVDVDFATLRRTPKASYRWYRELLRAQRG; encoded by the coding sequence ATGATCCGGCCCATGGTGACGGACGCGTACGGCCCTCTCCCCCGCTTCCCCGACGGCTTCCTGTGGGGGGTGTCGACCTCCGCGCACCAGATCGAGGGCGCCGCCGATCTGCGCGAACCCTCCGTCTGGGACGTGTTCACCGCCGAGCCGGGCCGGGTGAAGGACGGCTCGACGGCCGCCGTGGCCTGCGACCACTTCCACCGCTACCCGGAGGACGTGGCCCTGCTGGCCGATCTCGGCGTGGACGCGTACCGCTTCTCGGTCTCCTGGCCGCGCGTGAACTCCCCCGGCGGGCTGGACTTCTACGACCGGCTGGTGGACGCGCTGTGCGAGGCGGGGGTCCAGCCGGTGCCGACGCTGTTCCACTGGGATCTGCCGGCCGGGCTCGACTGGCTGGACCGGGACACCGCGTACCGGTTCGCGGACCATGTCTCCGCTGTCGCGGACCGGCTCGGGGACCGCGTGCCGCGCTGGATCACCCTCAACGAGCCCGCCGAGCACACCCTGTTGGGCCACGCACTCGGCACCCACGCCCCCGGCAAGGCCCTGCTCTTCGACGCGCTCCCGGCCGCCCACCACCAGCTCCTCGCGCACGGCCTGGCGGTACGGGCGCTGCGCGCGGCCGGGGTGACGAACATCGGCGTCGCCAACTCCCACTCCCCCGTGGAGCCCGCCTCCGCCGACCCGGCGGACGTGGAGGCGGCCGTCTTCTACGACCTGCTTCTGAACCGCCTCTTCGCGGACCCGATCCTGCTGGGCCAATACCCGGACGGCACGGCTGCGTTGATGCCCGAGGGAGCCGAGGACGATCTGCGGATCATCGCGGAGCCGCTGGACTGGTACGGGATCAACTACTACGCCCCGGCCAGGGTCGGCGCCCCGCAGGAGGAGCCCACCGAGTTCGGCGGGGTGGCGCTGCCCGCCGAACTACCCTTCTCACTGCGGGAGTTCGAGGGCGTCCCGGTGACCGACTTCGGCTGGCCGGTCGTCCCCGAGGCGCTGACCGGCCTGCTGACCGGGCTCCGCGACCGGTACGGCGACCGGCTCCCGCCCCTCGTCATCACCGAGAACGGCTGCTCGTACGAGGGGCTGGACGACCAGGACCGCATCGCCTACCTGGACGGCCATGTCCGCGCGGTCCACGCCGCGCTCGCCGAAGGGGTCGACGTGCGCGGCTACTTCGTGTGGTCGCTGCTGGACAACTTCGAGTGGGCCGAGGGTTACGCCCGCCGCTTCGGCCTGGTGGACGTGGACTTCGCCACGCTGCGGCGGACCCCGAAGGCGTCGTACCGCTGGTACCGGGAGCTGCTGCGGGCGCAGCGCGGCTGA
- the era gene encoding GTPase Era, whose protein sequence is MSVRTQSSERSGENAHRAGFACFVGRPNAGKSTLTNALVGQKVAITADQPQTTRHTVRGIVHRDDAQLILVDTPGLHKPRTLLGERLNDVVRTTWAEVDVIGFCLPANEKIGPGDRFIAKELAGIKKTPKVAIVTKTDLVDSKTLAEQLIAIDQLGKELGFEWAEIVPVSATGGKQVGLLADLIVPLLPEGPALYPEGDLTDEPEQVMIAELIREAALEGVRDELPHSIAVVVEEMLPREDRPADKPLLDIHANVYIERPSQKGIIIGPKGKRLKDVGIKSRKQIEALLGTPVFLDLHVKVAKDWQRDPKQLRKLGF, encoded by the coding sequence ATGAGCGTTCGTACCCAGTCATCCGAGCGGTCGGGCGAGAACGCCCACCGCGCAGGCTTCGCGTGTTTCGTGGGCCGTCCCAACGCGGGCAAGTCCACCCTCACGAACGCTCTGGTCGGGCAGAAGGTGGCCATCACCGCCGACCAGCCGCAGACCACCCGGCACACGGTGCGCGGCATCGTGCACCGGGACGACGCCCAGCTGATCCTGGTCGACACCCCCGGCCTCCACAAGCCGCGCACCCTGCTGGGCGAGCGGCTCAACGACGTGGTGCGCACCACCTGGGCCGAGGTCGACGTGATCGGCTTCTGCCTCCCGGCGAACGAGAAGATCGGCCCCGGCGACCGCTTCATCGCCAAGGAGCTGGCCGGGATCAAGAAGACCCCCAAGGTCGCCATCGTCACCAAGACCGACCTCGTCGACTCCAAGACCCTCGCCGAGCAGCTCATCGCCATCGACCAGCTCGGCAAGGAGCTGGGCTTCGAGTGGGCCGAGATCGTGCCGGTCTCCGCGACCGGCGGCAAGCAGGTGGGCCTGCTGGCCGACCTGATCGTGCCGCTGCTCCCCGAGGGCCCCGCGCTCTACCCCGAGGGCGACCTCACTGACGAGCCCGAGCAGGTCATGATCGCGGAGCTGATCCGCGAGGCCGCGCTGGAGGGCGTGCGCGACGAGCTGCCGCACTCCATCGCCGTCGTCGTGGAGGAGATGCTCCCGCGCGAGGACCGCCCGGCCGACAAGCCGCTGCTCGACATCCACGCCAACGTCTACATCGAGCGGCCCAGCCAGAAGGGCATCATCATCGGCCCCAAGGGCAAGCGGCTGAAGGACGTGGGCATCAAGTCCCGCAAGCAGATCGAGGCCCTGCTCGGCACGCCCGTCTTCCTCGACCTGCACGTGAAGGTCGCCAAGGACTGGCAGCGCGACCCCAAGCAGCTGCGCAAGCTCGGCTTCTGA
- a CDS encoding ammonium transporter: MTLAAAHADTGDTAWLLAATALVLLMTPGLALFYGGMVRAKSVLNMLMMSFVSIALVTVVWLAAGYSLAFTDDLGGGLLGGLENAGMARLTPSSLHGTVPTLLFATFQLTFAIITAALISGAVADRTRFGAWLVLVPVWTLLVYVPVTHWVWGPGGWIGAKLGALDFAGGLPVEITSGASGLALCLVLGPRLGFKKDAMRPHSLPMVMLGAGLLWFGWFGFNAGSALGANGLAAAAFLNTMAAGCTGLLGWLLVEQKRDGHPTTLGAASGAVAGLVAITPSCGTVSLLGALAVGLAAGVVCSYAVGWKFRLDYDDSLDVVGVHLVGGVIGTLLIGLFADKAMTGGPQGLLYGGGLALLGRQLVAVLAVAAYAFAVTYGLGRLLDRTLGLRASEDEERTGLDLTVHAETAYDHGVLGHGAPVRKAESPL, translated from the coding sequence GTGACCCTCGCCGCCGCGCACGCGGACACCGGTGACACCGCCTGGCTGCTCGCCGCCACCGCCCTGGTGCTGCTGATGACACCGGGCCTGGCCCTGTTCTACGGCGGCATGGTCCGCGCGAAGAGCGTGCTCAACATGCTGATGATGAGCTTCGTGTCCATAGCCCTGGTCACCGTGGTCTGGCTGGCGGCCGGCTACTCGCTCGCCTTCACCGACGACCTCGGCGGGGGCCTGCTGGGCGGGCTGGAGAACGCGGGGATGGCGCGTCTGACCCCGTCCAGCCTGCACGGCACGGTCCCCACCCTGCTCTTCGCCACCTTCCAGCTCACCTTCGCGATCATCACGGCCGCCCTGATCAGCGGCGCGGTCGCGGACCGCACCCGGTTCGGGGCGTGGCTGGTGCTGGTGCCGGTGTGGACGCTGCTCGTATACGTTCCGGTCACGCACTGGGTGTGGGGTCCCGGCGGGTGGATCGGCGCGAAGCTGGGCGCGCTGGACTTCGCGGGCGGTCTGCCGGTCGAGATCACGTCCGGCGCCTCGGGACTCGCGCTGTGTCTGGTGCTCGGCCCCCGGCTGGGCTTCAAGAAGGACGCCATGCGGCCGCACAGCCTGCCCATGGTCATGCTCGGTGCCGGGCTGCTGTGGTTCGGCTGGTTCGGGTTCAACGCCGGGTCCGCGCTCGGCGCGAACGGGCTCGCCGCGGCCGCCTTCCTCAACACCATGGCCGCCGGCTGCACCGGCCTGCTGGGCTGGCTCCTGGTCGAGCAGAAGCGGGACGGCCACCCCACCACGCTGGGCGCCGCCTCGGGCGCGGTCGCGGGGCTGGTCGCCATCACCCCGTCCTGCGGGACCGTCTCGCTGCTGGGGGCGCTCGCGGTCGGCCTGGCCGCCGGTGTCGTCTGCTCGTACGCGGTGGGCTGGAAGTTCAGGCTCGACTACGACGACTCCCTCGATGTCGTCGGCGTCCACCTGGTCGGCGGGGTGATCGGCACGCTGCTGATCGGCCTGTTCGCGGACAAGGCCATGACCGGCGGCCCGCAGGGCCTGCTGTACGGCGGCGGGCTCGCCCTGCTGGGCCGCCAGCTCGTCGCCGTCCTCGCGGTCGCCGCGTACGCCTTCGCGGTGACGTACGGGCTCGGCAGGCTGCTGGACCGCACGCTGGGCCTGCGCGCGAGCGAGGACGAGGAGCGCACCGGGCTCGACCTTACGGTGCACGCCGAGACGGCCTACGATCACGGGGTCCTGGGCCATGGCGCCCCTGTCCGGAAAGCCGAGAGCCCCCTATGA
- a CDS encoding P-II family nitrogen regulator, giving the protein MKLITAVVKPYRLDEVKSALRDLGIDGLTVTEASGYGRQRGHTEVYRGAEYVVDLVPKVRLELVVEDAVAEQAIDTIVEAARTGKIGDGKVWSVPVETVVRVRTGERGPDAL; this is encoded by the coding sequence ATGAAGCTCATCACCGCCGTCGTGAAGCCCTACCGCCTGGACGAGGTGAAGTCCGCCCTGCGCGACCTCGGCATCGACGGCCTCACCGTCACCGAGGCCAGCGGCTACGGCCGCCAGCGCGGTCACACCGAGGTCTACCGGGGCGCGGAGTACGTGGTCGACCTCGTCCCCAAGGTCCGCCTGGAACTGGTGGTGGAGGACGCGGTGGCCGAGCAGGCGATCGACACCATCGTGGAGGCCGCGCGGACCGGCAAGATCGGCGACGGCAAGGTGTGGTCGGTACCGGTGGAGACGGTGGTGCGGGTACGGACGGGGGAACGGGGACCGGACGCGCTGTGA
- a CDS encoding cytidine deaminase has protein sequence MSENELDPEDRKIVTLARSVRARNGVPEGAAVRDSTGRTYAAGTVSLPSLRLSALRTAVAMAVASGAESLEAAAVVSTAEAVPAEDLAAVADLGGAGTPVLLAGADGVVRSTVATG, from the coding sequence ATGAGCGAGAACGAGCTTGACCCCGAGGACCGCAAGATCGTGACCCTGGCCCGGTCGGTACGGGCCCGCAACGGCGTCCCGGAGGGGGCCGCTGTGCGGGACTCGACGGGACGGACTTACGCGGCCGGAACGGTGTCCCTCCCCTCGCTCCGGCTCAGCGCGCTGCGTACGGCTGTCGCCATGGCGGTGGCGTCCGGAGCGGAGTCCCTGGAGGCAGCGGCGGTCGTCAGCACGGCGGAAGCTGTCCCGGCGGAGGACCTGGCCGCGGTGGCCGACCTCGGGGGCGCGGGCACACCGGTACTGCTCGCCGGTGCGGACGGTGTCGTCAGGTCGACCGTCGCGACCGGCTGA